Proteins from a genomic interval of Novipirellula aureliae:
- a CDS encoding TIGR02452 family protein encodes MKIYLDDERTTPDASLPDATQRSHDDTHAETLVTVANETTLAAARALVVEGHRPLALNFANGIEPGGGFLRGATAQEETLCRSSALYATLFDDPIYAFHRDNDPAASSDWAILSPDVPVFRDDAGMECSKPWLLSFLTCAAPYAPAIGRLDAESMLRRRIQWLTNYRMQRLLE; translated from the coding sequence ATGAAAATCTATCTTGACGATGAACGAACGACGCCCGATGCCAGTCTGCCGGATGCCACGCAGCGGTCTCACGACGACACGCACGCTGAAACCTTGGTGACGGTCGCAAACGAAACCACACTGGCCGCAGCCCGCGCTCTGGTCGTAGAAGGGCATCGTCCCTTGGCACTCAATTTTGCAAACGGCATCGAGCCTGGCGGTGGGTTCTTGCGGGGCGCGACGGCTCAAGAGGAAACGCTCTGTCGCAGCAGTGCGTTGTACGCCACGCTGTTCGACGATCCGATATACGCCTTTCACCGCGACAATGATCCCGCCGCTTCGAGCGACTGGGCGATTCTGTCGCCGGATGTGCCCGTTTTCCGTGACGATGCGGGAATGGAATGCAGCAAGCCGTGGCTGCTCAGCTTTTTGACATGTGCCGCGCCGTACGCACCGGCGATCGGTCGACTCGATGCCGAGTCAATGCTTCGCCGCCGTATTCAATGGTTGACGAATTATCGAATGCAGCGTTTGTTGGAATGA
- a CDS encoding alpha/beta fold hydrolase produces the protein MHSDSIPLILFSGLAADCEVFALQSLAFENLVVPSWPVPKSDDTIDSYSKRLAGELRQFGPAVIGGASFGGIVALHVAKYLDPLAVILIGSIRSSDELPQYAKWARPLRPLVSLLPVRLMQIACVPIGSKALGCWFPHLSGLARQFCHSDPRVFKWSLSRILDWDSTPQFDCPIFHIHGDRDMVLPIRHTTPTQIVAGGGHVISLTHAREVNAFIRLVLKQLNKEY, from the coding sequence ATGCACAGTGACTCAATCCCCCTGATTCTGTTTTCAGGGCTCGCTGCGGATTGCGAGGTCTTTGCTCTGCAGTCGCTCGCGTTCGAAAACCTGGTCGTGCCGAGTTGGCCGGTTCCCAAATCAGATGATACGATTGACAGTTACAGCAAACGATTAGCCGGCGAGTTGCGGCAGTTTGGACCAGCGGTGATTGGTGGCGCGTCGTTCGGTGGGATCGTGGCTTTGCATGTTGCCAAATACCTCGATCCGTTGGCCGTGATCCTGATTGGTAGTATTCGCTCTTCGGACGAGTTGCCGCAATACGCAAAATGGGCTCGTCCGCTGCGGCCACTCGTTTCACTGCTGCCTGTCCGGCTGATGCAGATTGCTTGCGTACCGATTGGATCGAAGGCGTTAGGCTGCTGGTTTCCACACCTCAGCGGACTGGCCCGTCAATTCTGTCACAGCGATCCGAGAGTATTTAAGTGGTCGCTATCGCGAATCCTCGATTGGGATTCCACACCGCAATTTGACTGCCCCATCTTTCACATTCACGGTGACCGCGACATGGTATTGCCGATCCGACACACAACGCCAACGCAAATCGTCGCTGGTGGCGGTCACGTCATTTCACTGACGCACGCGCGTGAAGTGAACGCATTCATTCGTTTGGTATTGAAACAATTGAACAAGGAATACTAA
- a CDS encoding AAA family ATPase, which produces MIDRLAISGYRSIRSIILQLGWLNVITGANGSGKSNLYRALRLLADAADGRLVHSLAQEGGFDSVRWAGPETITREMIRGEVPIQGTVRKKPVSLRMGFTGDPFSYSLELGLPQPSQSMFDGDPEVKRECLWRGTAMDAKSLCADRRQSSLRCRSEKGKWQDVDFPITTYASMLSEYADPFAAPELIVIRDILRSWRFYDTFRTDADAPARRTSAGTRTPVMSGDGSDLAAAIQTIREVGDREALDRAIHDAFPGARVHVQTTDSGMQLKLTQPGMLRDLTAAELSDGTLRFLLLVAALLTPRPPELMVLNEPENSLHPDLVPALARLITLAAERSQVIVVSHSQPLVEQLESDEICVPIRLEKRLGETIMQDANLLSQCGWNWPAR; this is translated from the coding sequence ATGATTGATCGGCTTGCTATTTCCGGATACCGGTCGATTCGTTCGATCATTTTGCAACTTGGGTGGCTGAATGTCATTACGGGAGCGAATGGTTCGGGTAAGTCAAATCTGTACCGGGCATTGCGACTTCTGGCGGACGCGGCCGATGGACGACTCGTGCATTCTCTGGCTCAAGAAGGTGGCTTTGACTCCGTCAGATGGGCTGGTCCCGAGACCATTACGAGAGAAATGATTCGTGGCGAGGTCCCGATCCAAGGCACCGTCCGCAAAAAGCCCGTGAGTCTGAGAATGGGCTTTACCGGCGATCCGTTCAGCTATTCTCTCGAACTCGGGCTGCCGCAACCTTCGCAATCCATGTTTGATGGCGACCCCGAGGTCAAACGCGAATGCTTGTGGCGTGGCACTGCAATGGATGCGAAATCACTTTGTGCCGATCGTCGGCAGTCGTCACTACGGTGTCGAAGCGAGAAAGGCAAATGGCAAGATGTCGATTTCCCGATCACGACCTATGCCAGCATGTTATCGGAGTATGCAGATCCGTTCGCTGCACCGGAGTTGATCGTGATCAGAGACATCCTTCGGTCCTGGCGTTTTTATGACACGTTTCGCACTGACGCCGACGCACCCGCACGTCGGACGTCCGCAGGCACTCGCACGCCGGTGATGTCAGGCGACGGTAGCGACTTGGCTGCTGCGATTCAGACGATCCGGGAAGTAGGAGACCGCGAGGCACTTGACCGAGCAATCCATGACGCTTTTCCTGGTGCCCGCGTTCACGTCCAAACAACCGATTCTGGGATGCAGTTGAAGTTGACTCAGCCAGGCATGCTGCGTGACTTAACCGCTGCGGAACTCTCTGACGGCACGCTTCGTTTTCTATTGTTGGTTGCAGCTTTGCTAACGCCACGTCCACCCGAGTTGATGGTGCTCAATGAGCCGGAAAATAGTCTCCATCCTGATCTCGTTCCCGCGCTCGCACGTCTCATCACACTTGCTGCCGAGAGGAGCCAAGTGATTGTGGTAAGCCATAGCCAGCCGCTCGTCGAGCAACTCGAGTCGGACGAGATTTGCGTCCCCATCCGACTTGAAAAGCGACTCGGTGAAACGATCATGCAAGATGCAAACCTGCTCAGTCAATGCGGCTGGAATTGGCCGGCACGCTAG
- a CDS encoding transposase: MPRPKRADEKDAIYHALNRGNGRSTIFKKDADYEAFENILAEGLTRSSCRILSYQLMPNHWHFVLQPTVDGGMSDFLRWVSLTHTMRYHAHYKTAGEGHVYQGRFKSFPVQDDGHFLVLCRYVERNAKRAKLVKDAEDWRWGSLYRWSRSSEPLPRLLTPWPIPREANWIRRVNEPLDEKEIDSIRWSIRRGSPLGEPGWVESIARRLDLESTLRPRGRPKKKLPNESRLLRNES; the protein is encoded by the coding sequence ATGCCCCGGCCTAAACGTGCTGACGAGAAAGATGCGATTTACCATGCCTTGAATCGAGGCAATGGCCGGTCGACGATTTTTAAGAAGGATGCAGATTACGAGGCTTTTGAAAACATCCTCGCCGAAGGTCTGACGCGGTCCTCCTGTCGCATTCTTTCCTATCAACTAATGCCCAATCATTGGCACTTTGTACTTCAACCCACTGTAGATGGCGGAATGAGCGACTTCTTGCGTTGGGTTAGCCTGACGCATACGATGCGTTATCATGCCCATTACAAAACCGCAGGGGAGGGACATGTTTATCAAGGCCGATTCAAAAGTTTTCCGGTTCAGGATGACGGTCACTTCCTGGTTTTGTGCCGATACGTTGAGCGTAACGCGAAACGCGCCAAACTAGTGAAGGATGCCGAAGATTGGCGTTGGGGTTCGTTGTATCGCTGGAGTCGATCAAGTGAACCGTTGCCTCGATTGTTAACTCCGTGGCCGATTCCACGCGAAGCGAATTGGATTCGACGGGTCAATGAGCCTCTTGATGAAAAAGAAATCGATTCAATCCGTTGGTCGATCCGGCGCGGTAGTCCGCTTGGGGAACCAGGATGGGTGGAGTCAATCGCACGTCGCTTGGACCTTGAATCAACCTTACGCCCTCGGGGACGCCCGAAGAAAAAGCTACCAAACGAGTCTCGATTGCTAAGAAATGAGTCCTGA
- a CDS encoding transposase, translating to MPRPKRADEKDAIYHALNRGNGRSTIFKKDADYEAFENILAEGLTRSSCRILSYQLMPNHWHFVLQPTVDGGMSDFLRWVSLTHTMRYHAHYKTAGEGHVYQGRFKSFPVQDDDHFLVLCRYVERNAKRAKLVKDAEDWRWGSLYRWSRSSEPLPRLLTPWPIPREANWIRRVNEPLDEKEIDSIRWSIRRGSPLGEPGWVESIARRLDLESTLRPRGRPKKKLPNESRLPRNES from the coding sequence ATGCCCCGGCCTAAACGTGCTGACGAGAAAGATGCGATTTACCATGCCTTGAATCGAGGCAATGGCCGGTCGACGATTTTTAAGAAGGATGCAGATTACGAGGCTTTTGAAAACATCCTCGCCGAAGGTCTGACGCGGTCCTCCTGTCGCATTCTTTCCTATCAACTAATGCCCAATCATTGGCACTTTGTACTTCAACCCACTGTAGATGGCGGAATGAGCGACTTCTTGCGTTGGGTTAGCCTGACGCATACGATGCGTTATCATGCCCATTACAAAACCGCAGGGGAGGGACATGTTTATCAAGGCCGATTCAAAAGTTTTCCGGTTCAGGATGACGATCACTTCCTGGTTTTGTGCCGATACGTTGAGCGTAACGCGAAACGCGCCAAACTAGTGAAGGATGCCGAAGATTGGCGTTGGGGTTCGTTGTATCGCTGGAGTCGATCAAGTGAACCGTTGCCTCGATTGTTAACTCCGTGGCCGATTCCACGCGAAGCGAATTGGATTCGACGGGTCAATGAGCCTCTTGATGAAAAAGAAATCGATTCAATCCGTTGGTCGATCCGGCGCGGTAGTCCGCTTGGGGAACCAGGATGGGTGGAGTCAATCGCACGTCGCTTGGACCTTGAGTCAACCTTACGCCCTCGGGGACGCCCGAAGAAAAAGCTACCAAACGAGTCTCGATTGCCAAGAAATGAGTCCTGA
- a CDS encoding sialate O-acetylesterase, translated as MKCFLALCVLVFSTSAAAVELDLPAVFSDHMVLQREMDVPVWGKADADATVEVSFAGQVVKTQSDEAGNWRLKLSPMEASAESRVLTINVTQGDDRIEHSIEDVLVGEVWLNGGQSNMYRPFRMLVGDANQKEHQPIVDYLRNEAATANDPLLRQFRSGPEMNADAPQFKGRGHWSKAVAGDVNEFSGTAYFFARELRRELDVPVAFLSCNLGGTLIEAWMPREAFELSSTSQEYYRSQIAKHQNAESLWDENQSRADYKNALEAWKKRKAEGKNAGREPRRPVAPTKDKSVPCTLYNGIIHPVATYGIRGFLWYQGESNSNHFPKEYGNRMVALITSWRKAWGQDDLHFLWCQLASYKPVNDQPVGDEVGQALVKDGQRYALKLPNTGMAVLNDIGDATDVHPKNKFDAGKRLSLWALNKAYGKKDIVFSGPLFRDSRIESDKVIITFDHAHGGLMTGKKHLMDPVVETNEPLERFQICGDDNQWVWAKAEITGPDSVTVWHPQIKQPTEVRYAWAANADLANLYNKAGLPASMFKTSTRQAK; from the coding sequence ATGAAATGTTTTCTTGCACTTTGCGTTTTGGTGTTCTCGACCTCGGCCGCGGCCGTCGAATTGGATTTGCCCGCCGTGTTCTCCGACCACATGGTGTTGCAGCGCGAGATGGACGTGCCGGTTTGGGGCAAAGCCGATGCAGACGCCACGGTTGAAGTTTCGTTTGCCGGGCAGGTTGTTAAAACTCAATCCGACGAAGCGGGAAACTGGCGTCTGAAGCTCAGTCCGATGGAGGCGTCGGCCGAGTCTCGTGTCTTAACAATCAATGTCACTCAGGGTGATGATCGGATCGAACATTCCATTGAGGATGTGCTGGTAGGAGAGGTTTGGCTCAACGGCGGGCAATCCAACATGTATCGTCCTTTCCGCATGTTGGTCGGGGACGCCAATCAAAAAGAACATCAACCGATTGTCGATTACCTGCGCAATGAGGCAGCCACTGCCAACGATCCGTTGCTCCGCCAGTTTCGCAGCGGCCCCGAGATGAATGCAGACGCCCCTCAATTCAAAGGTCGCGGCCATTGGTCAAAAGCGGTTGCTGGTGATGTCAACGAATTCTCTGGCACCGCGTATTTCTTTGCTCGCGAGCTGCGACGTGAACTGGATGTGCCCGTGGCGTTTCTGAGCTGCAATCTTGGCGGAACGCTTATTGAAGCATGGATGCCCCGCGAAGCATTTGAGCTCTCTTCCACTTCCCAAGAGTATTACCGTAGCCAGATCGCCAAACATCAGAACGCGGAGAGTCTCTGGGACGAAAACCAGTCGCGTGCGGACTACAAGAATGCATTGGAAGCTTGGAAGAAAAGAAAAGCCGAAGGCAAGAACGCTGGTCGCGAACCTCGCCGACCCGTGGCACCCACCAAAGACAAAAGCGTACCCTGCACGCTCTACAATGGCATCATTCACCCGGTGGCCACCTACGGCATCCGCGGGTTCCTTTGGTACCAAGGCGAAAGTAACTCAAATCACTTCCCCAAAGAGTACGGTAACCGGATGGTCGCACTCATCACTAGCTGGCGCAAAGCTTGGGGCCAAGATGATTTGCACTTTCTCTGGTGTCAGCTGGCGTCCTACAAGCCTGTGAACGACCAGCCGGTTGGTGATGAAGTTGGCCAAGCGCTTGTCAAAGACGGCCAACGCTATGCGTTAAAGCTTCCCAACACCGGCATGGCAGTCCTCAACGATATCGGCGACGCCACCGACGTACACCCCAAAAACAAATTTGATGCCGGCAAACGCCTTTCGCTGTGGGCATTAAACAAAGCGTATGGCAAAAAAGACATCGTATTTAGCGGCCCGCTCTTCCGAGACTCCCGAATTGAAAGTGACAAAGTCATCATCACATTCGACCACGCCCACGGTGGTCTTATGACCGGTAAAAAACATCTGATGGACCCGGTCGTTGAAACGAATGAGCCCCTCGAGCGATTCCAAATCTGTGGCGACGACAACCAATGGGTCTGGGCGAAGGCGGAAATCACCGGCCCGGATAGCGTGACCGTATGGCATCCTCAAATCAAGCAACCCACCGAAGTCCGCTATGCCTGGGCAGCCAACGCCGATCTTGCCAATCTGTACAACAAGGCGGGCCTTCCGGCTTCGATGTTCAAGACGAGCACGCGACAAGCCAAGTGA
- a CDS encoding DUF2721 domain-containing protein produces the protein MNIDLTTPALLFSTISLLLLAYTNRFLALATVIRTLHREYQKTPDPVAAAQIANLRLRVNLIRDMQTLGVASLLSCTVCMGLLFAGMVFLGKVVFAISLALMVGSLTISLIEIRMSIGALNLQLSDMEK, from the coding sequence ATGAACATCGACCTCACCACTCCCGCGTTGCTTTTCTCAACCATATCATTGCTCTTGCTCGCTTACACCAACCGATTCTTGGCGTTGGCGACAGTGATACGGACGCTACACCGAGAGTATCAAAAGACACCAGATCCAGTGGCTGCCGCACAAATCGCAAACTTGCGCCTGCGGGTAAACTTGATTCGTGACATGCAGACTCTCGGTGTCGCGAGCCTGCTGTCATGCACAGTCTGCATGGGGTTGTTGTTTGCAGGAATGGTTTTCTTAGGTAAAGTCGTCTTTGCGATTAGTCTCGCTTTGATGGTCGGATCATTGACGATTTCACTCATTGAAATCCGCATGTCCATCGGTGCGTTGAATCTGCAGCTGAGCGATATGGAAAAGTAG
- a CDS encoding ParA family protein, with translation MPILLMINLKGGVGKTASTVAIAETLADQGQRTLVIDADHQSMAGELLVGEQRILKAEKSKATLHDMFLKMADLGFEPSQLNEFAIPNASNVQSAAENLSVVPCSFRIDDFFGCVSKSRRICRSYASERDLQTHLGRQMRKVQRWVREEYDFVLVDCPPSIAMQVKMFLRIADGYIIPSIPDQLSVRGSANLVNRLNKLNFTRIEGLGTLWTLYREQVALHREVVSDPFSGIPDPFQTIIPNATKLASAVDPRGYLNPVATCEVKYGKPFAERYRHLVDEIYCRCELYGIETIGSLLIG, from the coding sequence ATGCCCATTTTGTTGATGATAAATCTAAAGGGGGGAGTTGGCAAAACGGCATCAACGGTCGCAATCGCGGAAACGCTTGCAGACCAGGGGCAGCGGACGCTAGTGATTGACGCGGATCACCAAAGCATGGCAGGTGAACTGCTTGTTGGTGAACAACGCATCCTGAAGGCGGAAAAGTCAAAAGCGACACTTCACGATATGTTTCTAAAGATGGCAGACCTTGGATTCGAGCCGAGCCAACTCAACGAGTTCGCCATCCCAAATGCATCCAATGTTCAATCGGCTGCCGAGAACCTGTCGGTTGTGCCATGCTCTTTCCGAATCGATGACTTCTTCGGATGCGTCTCAAAGTCAAGGCGTATTTGCCGATCGTACGCGAGCGAACGGGATTTGCAGACGCACTTGGGTCGTCAGATGCGGAAGGTGCAACGCTGGGTTCGCGAAGAATACGATTTTGTCCTCGTCGATTGCCCCCCGAGTATCGCGATGCAAGTCAAGATGTTTCTAAGAATTGCCGACGGCTACATTATTCCGAGTATTCCGGATCAGTTGTCCGTGCGAGGATCTGCAAATTTGGTGAATCGTCTGAACAAACTCAATTTCACAAGAATTGAGGGGCTAGGAACGCTTTGGACACTCTACCGCGAACAAGTTGCACTGCACCGCGAGGTCGTAAGCGACCCTTTCTCAGGGATACCAGACCCGTTCCAGACAATCATTCCTAACGCCACCAAGTTGGCCTCGGCCGTGGATCCTCGCGGATACTTGAACCCGGTCGCAACTTGCGAGGTCAAGTATGGAAAGCCATTTGCCGAGAGATATCGCCATCTGGTCGACGAGATCTATTGTCGATGCGAGCTCTATGGTATCGAAACCATCGGCTCTTTGCTGATTGGGTGA
- the dinB gene encoding DNA polymerase IV produces MILHVDMDAFYASVEERERPELVGRPVVVGGTPEGRGVVAAANYAARKFGVHSAIATATALRLCPGLTVLPVRMSYYAEVSRQIRDIFFRYTPLVEPLSLDEAFLDVTGCESLFGKAEEIAFRIKQEIKQETSLVASVGVAPNKFLAKIASDLQKPDGLVVVRPDEIQSFLDPLPVGRLWGVGKVTGGILDQLGIHTIEQLRGLSVETLRQNFGSQGEHFWKLSRGIDDRAVVPDREAKSISHETTFATDIVEKDLLLARLSDLTEQVMRRLRCQKKQARTVHLKIRLSNFRMITRSRTLPNPTDVTAEVWQAGKEMLNNALSSSHLHLRLVGVGVSNLSDGSEPRWVQQTFFDEDDQERQEHAKQRKLDSVTDAVRDKFGSTSLSRGNSRLQSRTADRKD; encoded by the coding sequence ATGATCCTACACGTTGACATGGATGCGTTTTATGCATCCGTTGAAGAACGCGAGCGACCTGAATTGGTAGGGCGTCCGGTCGTTGTTGGCGGTACTCCCGAGGGACGCGGCGTCGTGGCTGCGGCAAACTACGCCGCCCGGAAGTTTGGCGTACATAGCGCTATTGCTACGGCGACCGCATTGCGGCTTTGTCCGGGGCTCACTGTCTTGCCAGTTCGAATGAGCTATTACGCCGAGGTTTCTCGCCAAATCCGCGACATCTTTTTTCGGTACACTCCGCTCGTCGAACCGCTCTCGCTTGATGAAGCGTTTCTGGACGTTACCGGTTGTGAATCACTTTTTGGCAAGGCGGAAGAAATCGCATTCCGTATCAAACAGGAAATCAAGCAAGAAACGTCATTGGTCGCATCCGTCGGCGTTGCTCCGAACAAGTTTCTAGCGAAGATCGCCAGCGATTTACAAAAGCCTGATGGATTGGTTGTCGTGCGGCCCGATGAGATTCAATCGTTCCTCGATCCATTGCCGGTTGGGCGACTATGGGGAGTCGGGAAAGTGACCGGCGGCATACTGGATCAACTTGGCATTCACACGATCGAGCAACTTCGCGGGCTTTCGGTTGAAACACTCAGGCAAAACTTTGGTAGTCAGGGCGAGCATTTCTGGAAGTTGTCTCGCGGGATCGATGATCGAGCCGTTGTACCAGACCGTGAAGCGAAGTCGATCTCGCACGAAACGACCTTTGCCACAGACATCGTCGAGAAGGACCTCTTGCTGGCTAGGCTATCGGATTTGACCGAACAGGTCATGCGCCGATTGCGATGTCAGAAGAAGCAAGCGAGAACGGTCCACTTGAAGATCCGCTTGTCCAACTTTCGGATGATCACCCGTTCCCGGACACTGCCGAATCCCACCGACGTGACGGCCGAAGTTTGGCAGGCAGGGAAGGAGATGCTCAACAACGCCCTTTCATCAAGTCATTTGCACCTACGTTTAGTCGGCGTCGGAGTCAGCAATTTAAGCGACGGAAGTGAACCTCGGTGGGTGCAGCAGACATTCTTCGACGAAGATGACCAGGAAAGGCAGGAACACGCAAAGCAGCGAAAGCTGGATTCGGTTACCGATGCCGTGCGGGACAAGTTCGGAAGCACATCGTTAAGCAGAGGAAACTCGCGTCTTCAATCGCGAACGGCAGATCGCAAGGATTGA
- a CDS encoding low molecular weight protein tyrosine phosphatase family protein — translation MKRPNILFVCSKNPWRSPTAEAIYRNNDRISVRSRGTSRSAVQTIRASDIVWADAVLVMEDKHRQRILADFPDESKLTPVHVLDIPDDYPFMDDELVVLIRSATEPIIATIQRN, via the coding sequence ATGAAGCGTCCCAACATCCTGTTCGTTTGCAGTAAGAACCCATGGCGGAGTCCAACGGCGGAAGCGATCTATCGTAACAACGATCGCATTTCGGTTCGCTCACGCGGCACCTCGAGGTCCGCCGTGCAAACAATTCGAGCGAGTGACATCGTTTGGGCAGACGCGGTTTTGGTGATGGAAGACAAACACCGACAACGAATCTTGGCCGACTTCCCCGACGAATCAAAGTTGACGCCAGTGCATGTGTTGGACATCCCCGACGACTACCCATTCATGGATGACGAATTGGTAGTCCTGATCCGATCGGCTACTGAGCCGATTATCGCTACGATCCAGCGGAACTGA
- a CDS encoding YqjF family protein yields the protein MIDRIAPTLRPSGRADGTQRWESLLFCHWELPSNALRSVLPSQLQIDMFEGRAFVGVVPFKMRRIKPRWLPQAFAFNFYETNVRTYVVHRGRPGVYFFSLDASSRLAVWAARSGWALPYFYSKMNDIRDGNHATYWSERASSGSSATHSVSYIVGQELGESQPGTLEHFLLERYLLFVERRGAIHVGQVHHQPYLAKRATVLKIQDGLIAATGLPAAGKHPDLVHYCDGVDVEVFGIRPDT from the coding sequence ATGATTGATCGTATTGCACCGACGCTTCGGCCCAGCGGAAGAGCCGACGGAACCCAGCGTTGGGAATCGTTGCTATTCTGCCACTGGGAATTGCCTTCCAACGCACTTCGCAGCGTTCTCCCCAGCCAACTGCAAATCGATATGTTTGAGGGGAGAGCGTTCGTGGGTGTGGTGCCCTTCAAAATGCGTCGCATTAAACCAAGATGGCTGCCGCAAGCGTTCGCATTCAACTTCTATGAAACCAATGTTCGCACCTATGTCGTTCACCGAGGGCGACCTGGCGTCTACTTTTTTTCACTGGACGCAAGCTCTCGTTTGGCCGTTTGGGCCGCTCGCTCAGGGTGGGCACTTCCCTATTTTTATTCCAAAATGAACGATATACGTGATGGTAACCATGCCACCTATTGGAGTGAACGAGCAAGCAGTGGTTCTTCTGCAACTCACTCCGTAAGCTACATCGTCGGCCAGGAACTCGGTGAATCGCAGCCCGGCACCCTGGAGCATTTTCTACTCGAACGCTATCTGTTGTTTGTCGAGCGACGAGGAGCTATTCACGTCGGACAAGTTCATCACCAACCCTATCTTGCTAAGCGAGCCACCGTTCTCAAAATACAAGATGGTCTCATCGCGGCGACCGGATTGCCTGCGGCTGGCAAGCATCCAGACCTAGTTCACTACTGCGACGGCGTTGATGTTGAAGTATTCGGAATCCGTCCGGATACTTAA
- a CDS encoding ATP-binding protein, translated as MDCGFVWPPVKRSIWISCVNRLPMPIHFRRLPTLMSSRRALVTLIVYFTRLTRKVLTMTTTTTKTRRKTTAASRVAAKSGKIETLTTQFRELRMPTFRDQFVAAATRAEAENLSHLDYLLELTTLECETRREGRIKRLMTRSSLPLGKSWQSFQFDRLPMNVRRQLETLRDGTFLNRRENILLFGKPGSGKSHALCALAEQLVLQGRSMLFTTCSLLVQQLLMAKRDLRLPKLIKQLSSFEGLIIDDLGYVQQSREEMEVLFTLLAERYERGSVLLTSNLAFSWKIKVSGLIS; from the coding sequence ATGGACTGCGGGTTCGTATGGCCTCCGGTGAAGCGATCGATCTGGATCAGCTGCGTCAATCGGTTGCCGATGCCAATTCACTTCCGGCGGTTACCGACATTGATGTCGAGCCGCCGTGCCTTAGTGACTTTGATTGTTTACTTTACACGTTTGACAAGGAAGGTTCTAACGATGACTACGACGACCACCAAGACACGCCGCAAGACGACGGCGGCCTCTCGGGTAGCAGCCAAATCCGGCAAGATCGAAACATTGACGACGCAGTTCCGCGAACTTCGGATGCCGACGTTCCGGGATCAATTCGTGGCAGCGGCGACGCGAGCCGAAGCGGAGAACTTGAGTCACTTAGATTATCTTTTGGAGTTGACGACGCTGGAGTGCGAGACACGCCGCGAAGGACGGATCAAACGGCTGATGACTCGTTCGAGTCTTCCGCTGGGCAAGAGTTGGCAATCGTTTCAATTCGATCGCTTGCCGATGAATGTGCGTCGCCAACTGGAGACACTTCGCGACGGGACGTTTCTAAACCGCCGGGAGAACATCCTGCTGTTTGGCAAACCCGGTTCGGGAAAGAGCCATGCCTTGTGCGCGCTGGCCGAGCAACTCGTGCTGCAAGGCCGGAGCATGTTGTTCACGACTTGCAGCTTGTTGGTGCAGCAACTGTTGATGGCCAAGCGGGACTTGCGACTTCCGAAGTTGATCAAACAACTGTCATCATTCGAGGGACTCATCATCGACGACCTGGGCTACGTGCAGCAGAGTCGAGAAGAGATGGAAGTGTTGTTTACGTTACTGGCCGAGCGCTACGAGCGAGGCAGTGTGCTGTTGACGAGCAACTTGGCATTTTCGTGGAAGATAAAGGTGTCAGGACTCATTTCTTGA